The window GATCGGCATGCTAGCGACCTAAATACACCTCGTCGTCCCAATCCCTGCATCCCGACATCCATCGAGCCACTTAGAATCGCAACTTGGAAAAGACTAAGCGTGACGCCATCAGCTATTGTGCAAACCAAATAAATCAGACGCCAATGCGACTTACACCACCTGTTCTGTCCCTTCTGGTACCTCTCCTCGAAAGCCTTCTTGATGGCCTTCTTGGACTCCTCCCTCTGGGTAGGCTCCTTGAAGGTCTCAGAGGAAACGGAACCCTTGAGAGACTCGAGCTCGAGCATGTATCGGgtggggaggaggtgggcGTAGTTGACGACCTTGATGAAAGGCTTAACCTTGGATCGACGAGCAATTCGCTTCTTGCCCATGTTCTTGGTCACCTTGAGGGGGTACCTGTCATACCGAATTTAGTTGTGGGAATGGCAGGGGGGGGGGAATGGGTTAAACACACCTCTCAATGCCAGCAACAACGGCGTGGGGGTAAGGTCGCTCCTTGGTCCCGTCGTCTTGCTGcttgatgacgacgaccTTCTTGCCGGCTTGACGACCAGAGAGGACGACAGCGACTTTTCCGGGCTTGTAGACTAATGGGAATATCAGTATAAAGTTCTTTCTAGGGTATAACACGAGGTGTCTGAATATGGGTCTGGGAGAGTCGGGTGTCCAGAGGATTTGATGTATGACCGGTGGATGGCCTCGCTCTCCCCTGCCGTCGaaaacttcttccttcgttGTTCCAACTCGTAAATTGCTAATGCTTTCCtacagcttcttctcctctctccgcTTCGCCCACCGAGCGATCCCAAGAGCATCCTTGACAAAACgattctcctctcccagaCCCAGACATCGATGACGATTGCTACAACATATACTCACCTAAAACAAAAGTCAGCATGGTCCTCAAACAAACAGCAATGGTTACTCACTCTTGACCATCTGTCGCACAAAACAAGCAAAAGCAGCAACATGATCAGCGTCTCTCCATACGCCCAAGAACGCGGATGCAAGACTCACTTTTACCTGTAGAAGCCGTTAGctgatgaggagaaagaaggcgagTGCAAGAAATCTTGAATCAGTCGTCTGGCTCCGGCTGGACCACTGTCCCCGCGGCGAATTTGGAGAGTTTCTCGGAGTTTCGTGAAAGATGCTTGTGGCGTAAATGTTTGGAGGCGGCGTCAACCGCCAAGGCGTGCGATGTGTTTTTGGGTGATTGCTCAGAAAGGCATGAGACCTCCACTTGTGGGTAGGCACGTGACCGGGGTCATTTGGTCGTTGAGCCCGAGTCTAGACGACGATCGTACGTAGTGAGAAGCAGCGCTTGAGAGAATCGATCGAAGGAAGCTTGCCACAGGAAGGACGCTAGTCTACTACAATCCAGTCAACCGCTCCTACCAGGAAGGCAAATCCGCCACCCGCTCGCCACCCACTAGGGACCCCAGCACATCATATCACTCCCTACCcgcccacctccacctcccacCGCACCCACCTCCACATCACACCATGCACATGCGGCTATAATGTCAAACACACCACTCAGGCCCGTACACCGCCCACCCCTCTCCCGCCCCTCCTCAGCGGCGCCGCCCCTCCAGCCACAACTTACAGGAGATAGGAAAcccacatcttcctcggcGTCCTCTTCCCAGGCTGCTCTCAATCAGGCGGGTAGAGCGGATCAGGTGTTGTACAGGTTTTACCTTAAGACCGTCGCTGTCCTCGTAGAAGCAAGGCTGACGCACTATGCCAATGTGTCcgcggagaagaaggatcgCTGGGTAGGTCCTTCAGTAACGTCACAAACACCCGCTGACCAAAGCTCAGTTTAACCTTCTCCTGCCAGAGATTGAGCTGTACAAGAATGATCTTCAAATATATCGTTCTATATCATCCTACCCACCTTATACTCAAGCGGAACTGCCATCCACGTCTTCAGATACCTGTAGTATTCCACCTTTATTGATTGCGTTCATCCTTGACACTAGTGATGTTCCCAATGGCCAGGCCTTGCTGTGGAATAggaagggtgggaaggtCGCTTTAGATCTTGCGTCCTTGTCGTcgagaggaaaaggaaagggtaaggaagaaagaccAGGAATAATACTGGAACGTTGGACATTGCGAGCTCAGTAAGTTTGATCATCTCGCATAATCTGGCTCGGTTGCTAATTGAAGACCAGATCGTCTGAGCCCGGCGACACCTCCAGCTCACAGATAGCACCACACACAGCTTATCGGCTAGGGATAATCCATTTTCGCGCCCTGCACTCTCTGATTCGACTCTTCCCAGCCTACCGCCTATACAAGCGGCTACGCCGGTCCAACTCTGGATTACGTCTGGGCATCAAGCTTTGGGGTCCGGAAGACTATCCTAATTCCCCCGATGGCTTGAAGGAAGCCTGGGGCgtgatggaggaaggtcTAGTCAGCCTGGATACTAGCTTAGGAAAACTTGTCTTTGAAGGGGAACAAGTCGAGCCTGAAAATATCGAGCGCTACGATTTCCCACGCTTGGATCTTTTCGGGAATGGGTATACCCTGCAAGCGGAATACCGCCCAGAAGTCGATTTCTCCACCGAGGATATGGAGGCTGTCTTGAGTGAAAAATTCGTGGATATGGACGAAGATTGGTTCACGCCTACCGTTGCCGCTCGCAGACGATCCGGAAGTAACGCTTCGGGCTCTTCAACGGATCATTCTCGTACAGTCAGAAAGTCTCCCATGCCGGCACCAATACCTTCGAGTAATTTTACGACTTCACCAATCCCGCCGAGGCAGCAAGCAGCCACTGCAGGATCGTTCGCCTCTGCGGGCTCATTCTCTAAAGCTAGACAGCCTTCAACGTCTGCAGTTGGCGTGCAGagcaaaggaaaggataGATGGGGAGCACTTGGCGAGGGCCTGCCATTCGCGGGCAGGTCACCTTCTACAAGCCAAATTGACGGGCAGGTATGTTGTTTCTTGATTGGtgacaagaaaagaagcTAATACATACTTCAGGCCCCTCCATCGCCCAACCCTAGTGGTATCGTCGCTGCTCGTCGCCTTTCCGGCCATTCTATCCAACCTTTTGCATCTGCATCCCCATCTACTTCCTTACTGCGCGGTACCCCTCCACAACCTCTCTCTGGCGCGCCCATCCCTACTTCGTCAACCCGCCCCACCATTCCAGCATCGCGCACATCCTCATCTATTGGTCGTacttcatctttcctctctcaatCCGGCCGTTCTTTCACACATGCTCAACTAGCAAACATGTACGGCGGGTCGGCTTCGCCACCAGTGACAGGGGCCATGTCTGGtgtccatcttccttccactccATCTCAGTACAACCCACCTGGACAGTCGCCTGTCTCTCAATCCAGTTTGACTTTTGCCAAGCAACCTGTTCCGAGGAATGTTCCCATGTCGAGCAGAGGGATGGGCTCCACACCTGGATCGGGATCATCGCCATTTATCCCTGGGTCTTTGGAACGCGATATCACTACGGGCACTGGTATCACCGGGACGTCGGCACCTAATCCGCCACACATTATCAAACgctactcttcttccttttcatcccgTCCGTCTTCCCTTACACATCGTCCTAGCCTTCAGTCCCAGGGCTCCAGTGCCGACGCGAGCTTACCGTCATTCCTTGGTGGTCAGGGTGGTCTGCTGCGACGAACAAGTACAAGAGAGAGTGGACTAAGGCATAGTCTCGAGCCGccaaagagaagggatagGGTGcccgatgaagatgatatcGAGGCGTTTTTAAAGACTTTGGACGCAGTCCCGCAACCCTCTCGATCGCAATACGCTCCAAGCGGGAGGTTCACTTCTATGGCTTCGTCACTCTCCACGAGGGAACATAgagcggaaggagaagggactCCCAACTCACAGCTTGCTATCTCACCCCAAACTCAGGGACAAGGGTATAACGGACGTGTACCGATGACTAGAGCTTGGGTAGATGACGAGCTCAAGCGTATGGCGGGTAGTTTCTCCATCGGGGAGATCGCTATACCTTCACGAGGCGATACCACGGCGTCGAGTTCGGGTAATGTGAATACCGCAGCCAGTTCAGCTAGGGCAACAATGGCTGGTACGCCAGCAAGTATAGGTCTGCTTAGTGCCAGCAGGCCAAGTAGCGCTTCTAGGCGGGTGCCGATAACAGATGGAGGGACAGAAGCGGGTGGTCAGAGGATAATCCGAAGGAAGTCCGACGGCCCGTCTCCTCTCAGCCAGGGATTGACCTCTGCTGCCGAAAGAGACAGCAGTCTAATTGCTGCCAGTCCTATgcaagctcttcattcGGCCGACCAAGTGCCTGCCGACCGCGGGGTAAGGTCCACTCTGAGCCACTCCCCGGCCGCAACAGGGAGCGCAAGAAGTTTACCTCGTTCTGCTATGGGCGTAACGCACGAGCATCCAGAACCACTTCCCTTGAGATCGGCTGGTGCCGGTGTAGGATACGCTGGGCTCTCGAACTATGGCGCAACGGTAGTCAGTCGGACGAGTGTGCTTTCTCCGCAGACCACGGGAGGGACAAACTCAACCGATTCACCTTCAACTTCGGTCACTACCAACGCAACTAGTACAACCGCTGCCACAACTCGCATGCCGCGCCGAGGGCCTGTCCTCTTGCGGGGAGGATTCGAACACCGTTCTTCTGCTACTAGCACACCCTCTCATAGTCCCGTTCGAGATTACGCGAGAGCAGGTGTCGCTGTCAACGCTGCCTCCACGTCGGGTGCTATCGGACTGGGGATCAGTACCCATGAAGCGAGGGTGGGCTCGATGCCCATTAGGCAGGTTGGTgatgagagggaaaggTATACCGAGcagggaagaaggcagagtGCGTCGATCGCGATGATCCATGCGCTAAATGCCTCGGGAGCAGCCCCTACGATTGGGACTGTTGGGAGATACAGGCCATCTAGTGGAACTGCACCGGGCTCCTtggggagggaggaatacgggaagagggaaggaagggaaggtaCTGAGAGGCGTACTGAGTCAGAAGGTTGGGAGCATAGCAGAAAGAACAGggccgaggaggaagatgacgtAGCGGATGATGAACTGGCAGGACTGATGAATGGTTTAGGGTTTGAGAAACGTGATTAGATCGTCATAGAATGGACTCGCTGTTGTgatcagcagcagcaggctGAGAGAAGTAACGTGAAGGCATTTGAGCTTAGTTGGATGACCTCAACGTGTGTAAAAGAAGGCAAGTAATCTATCAGGTTGTTAACATGTAGCGTCTTGTAAATTATCATCATTCTTTAGAATATCATGCAACGCTCTGCATACTTTTGTCTACTTGGTGTAATTCAATTTACTCAGAGAAGAACAATGGTTCTTGGCCCTTTTCTAATGGGGGTTATGGAAGACCCTTCAATAtctctgctcttctttccttctgaGCACCAACTCGGCCCAGTCGGCCCTTTCCTATAGTGCTCAGGGTTATCATTTAGATTTCATATCTCTTTTCCGTCTTTCATCGCTTTGCAGCCATTCAATGCTTAGAGGACCTCTTTCCTTAGAAATTCACAAGCCGGCATCATGGAGTTATCTTCTCTTGAATCCTTCAActtgttgttttttttcctcttgctCTGATTGATGACCAACACAAAGGATATGCGGCACTTTTGGCATTGACCGAGGCAGGGGGACGCGCTCCTATATCTGCCAGTTCATTGCGTATAAAGTGCTGACAGCTTAACACCGACAATCCCGCTGGCATTTCTACCTGGTCTGTTTTCGGATATGGGCGTTTCCGCACCAGACTAATCTCGTGCCAAGTGGAACGCTTATGCGCCAAATGGTTATCCCGTCCACCTCTTGGGTCTCTTGGGAAGTACGAAAAGAAATCAATCCTGACTTCGGTATCACAATCACTGACAttgacttcttttttcGCTTCGACCAACCGACACAACTATCGGTACTCAATCGTGCACTGGACGATCGACTATTCGGCTTGACTTGGATCTTTGGCCTTTATGCTCAGTCAACGTCAGGATAAAGGTGAGCATAGGAGGTCCATACAATGTGATCCTTttgccctcttcttttatCTAGATGGCTCTACATCGCTGTAATAATACACCACGGCTCTATGAAGCGTATCGATCTCTCCCACTTCCCCTCGGTGCCGAAATGGTTTAGAGCTATAAACTGCTTCTGATGCCCGGAGTATATCTTAAAATCCTTTTACAGCTCCAAGGGAAGATGCGATAAGTGCTGGATTGTCATCCGCGCCTTGGGATTGTATAGGATGCACCGGTGCCTTCGTTGCCTTCCCATTTGGCCGAAGCCACTTAAGAGTTAGTAGTTGGCTGGTACCTGCCTGTTCCCTTGTCCTGGTTGAGAATAGCCAAGAGTATTTGTTTGGTTCATATTATGTTGATCAGCGGTATGATGGATCGTAAGCAAAGCCCTCTGGACTTtgtggaaaagaaaaagccCTTGGTAAACGAAGATGGCAGCGCTGACTGTAGTGTCTTTGACAGGCATAGCTTTGGATGTGCTTCATTGGCCCTTCGACCATTCTTTTTCACCAGGACGTATTTGGCTATGGAGAGCCCATCGACTTCAAGTCACGAAATTGGACGTTTACCTGGCCCCAGGATATCTACGTACCATATCGTACAACATTGACATTTTGGATCACAGGCACTCGGCGGACAAGGTATGGAATGGCTATCATCAATAATTTGGACCTGTCCATGGCACCTGACAGAGTCGGCCTACCACAGGACAGACGGATGGCACTTTGAGGGGGCCCATAAGCTTGAGGACGCGATCTTATCCTTCCACTGATTGAAGTCCATCATTATGGGAACAGGACACTGCGGAACATGACTTTACGGGCCAAGGAGAACAATAGAAAGAGCCAAGGTTATCAGTATAAGACGCTCAACATATTCGTTCCACATATCGTGTGATTCAACCCTGAACACATTATACTCATAATATTTCAATCGATGAGCAGCACCGTAAGCTGAAGACTATCCTAACTTGTGAGTCGTACTCGCCATCGATCTTCGTGTACAATCAATACTGAAGCCGTTTAGGTCTGATCGGTTCGAGAAGCCGTATATTCATCATTCCTAGGTTGGCCGTAGTAGAAGAGGTGGATATCTCGATGTGACTGGAATGCCAGGTATTTTAAACTGGAGAATGTTACAACTGTCGGCGGTGGAAATTTGACCATATTCTTTCCTGCCTGAGAGAATATGTACAGTGTCCCGACATTACTAAATGGAAAACATCTGAAGCTAGTTGGTAATACTCGTATCCTAGTAGTGGATTATCAAGACAATGTTGTACTACCTTTTCAACACCAATACGATTTGAAATTCACTTTCTCGTCCCAAACAAATTCATTCATGCATATAGTTAGTGATCATAAGTCGTAAACACATTGCTTCTTTCGAAATCATCGATACCTATTCTCGTTACTTAATTCACACGCTGACCAAGATCTTCACCGCTACTACCTCTATTCTTGGTTCTCGCACTGCTTGATTCGCTTCCCATTCCTGCGGTTCCAGACTGCATATAATCATACCTCGGTTGAACCATTGGACTTCCTGGTCCCGTCGGAGGGGTAGCCATGCCCCACATAGCGCCAGGAGACATCATCCCCCAGGGCATCTGCATCGGTGGCATACCCATACCACCCATACCCATTTGAGGGGACATGCCCATTCCCTGAGGGTAGCCATAAAAGGATGGAACACCCATAGGCGGGGGGGATGTCGGTCCGCCCATGCTGCCAGTCGGAGATATCGAACGCCCATCTGCACCTGGCTGCTGACGAGAGCGaagttgggaagaagactgagTTCGGTCGGGGAAATCTCCTGCTTGAGATCCCGCCTGAGACATAGCCATCATGGTCTGCTGATACGCCATTTGGGCAGCTAGCATGGCCTGTTGCTGGACATACGGGTTCATCTGTCCCTGACACAAAAAAATATCAACAAGTAAATCGCAATGGAATTATTCGACTTACGGGGTATCCCATGTTCATCATGGGCATGTTcatacccatacccataGGGCCGGGGCTCATAGGATAGCCAAAGTTCTGAGGGTACATATCTCCACCGAACTGTCCCATTTGCTGTTTCTGAAGCCTTTCAATTTCTCTTTGTTTGTCCTCCTGCAGTACGTGTTAACGCTAACCTTCAATGCGAAAAAACCCGAAACTTACGACTAgcctcttttccctctctcgGTCTGTCAACGTCGCCCCGATACCACCAGCATTTTTCCTGTCCCTTTCATGAGCGGCAACGGCACCAACCAGCCCAGTttgagggggaggaggtttGGCGGCGACATTGATCAAGCTGCTACCAGTCTCTCttgccaactcttcttgcttcttcgcAGAGCGGTCTTCCTTATCTTGCATACCAGCCTGCAACAATCCATGAGGCGCGAAAGCTTTAGTGAGCTGAACGGAAGGTTCCTCTAGCTCCACAAATTTGCCCGACTTGTTCTGCTCAGGCATACCGTGCTCAGTGGAGAAGTTAGCGTTCCAAACTGTTTGACGAGTAGCAGGTAGGGCATTATTCGCAGGTGAATGACGAGGGCCGGGAACGGGATAGGATCCGCCATTATTGCTGTAGACGAGCGTCGAGATAGGTCGTCCATTCGCAACATTACCACTGCCAGGACTGGGAGTTCGAGAGGCAGGACGAGGGCGCTCCATGAACTGGCTGGCACGGGAGTCATACTGAACTGCAGACTGACTAAACTGACTGTCTCGTCTCGTACGTGGCTCGTTATTTTCAGCAGGCGATCTGACCTCTGGCGGCTGCTGTATCCTTGGCACAGGGGGCAAAGCCCTGGCATTCATCGATGCCGTACGTTGGGGGGCGTTCGGGACTGCCTGCTCAGACGCCTTTGACGCAGtaggagaaagaggttgCTCTTGTCTCCTTTGCGTCATAGGagagtcttcttcactttcctcttccgatTCCTCATCCGAGCTTTCAAACTCAGACATCGTGTTCACATTATTCACCGCCCTCTTTCCGCCACCAGGCAGACGCTTGGCCATCTCCTGTTCCCTCGCGGTCTGCTCCGCTTTGGCTCGCCTTTCCACTGCGGCTTTGGAAGGTGCAAAGCTTGAACGaatctcttcttgaggAGGGGATACTGTTTTGGGGGCCGCCGCCACGGGTTTAGTAACTTGCAAAGGTTCCTTCTTTGGTTTGACAGGGGAAGGGTTGTCCGCATAGTTCATATAGGAAGAAACGTCATCTCCCAGATCGACTTGAGGAGTTTGGGAAGACACTTTCGTATGAGAGGGCTCAGCTGATGCGGCAGCCTGCGTCTGTGTCTGTCCATCCTCCTGAATCTGAGAACCGGCAGACCGATCCTCAATGGTTTCCATTCGAGATCCTGCGTTCCTTTTTGCCGGTAAAGCTCGTGCGCCCGAGGGTTTCCTTCCCAGTgcgtccttcttcccaacaGCCGGAGCCTCTTGGTTCCCACTTGTGACAGGCTTTGTGGCAGGGTTTAAAAGTCCACCTTGACCATCAAAGTTGGTATTGATTGTAGGTCTTTGAGGAGAAACAGCTTTGGGCACCTGAGGTTTAGGCACAGGTGTCGTCTCTTCAACCATATTCATCAAGTACATCGCCGCAGGCTCTTCTCTTAGCTCCATTCCATGTGGAACGGTATCGCCGGAGGAGGCTTTGCGTGGAGTAGGAGAAAGCAGTTGCGAAGTAGTAGCAGGTTGAACTGGAAGCTGCTGTTTTGCCGACGGTTGAGGGGTAGGCGGTGAAGCGCTAGGCGGATCGGGATTTGCAATCACAGGTTGACCAAGAGGAGACTTTTGACCGCGAGCTATGGGGAAAGTGAGGACAGATGGATGTGGCAAGCCTTCATCACTAGTCGGCTCCTCAGGCCCAGCCGACAAGGGAGGAGCAGAGGGTATGGGGGGCGGCGGGGAAGGCTTGGCACTTTGATGCGGCGTGACCCCTGTATCCTGAGAATACACCGAAGTGGATTCTACTGAAGACGATGGGATGCCGCCCCGTTGAATACCGCCGCCACCACCTGGCAAAGGCGCAGGAACAACGCGAGGCGTAGCAATCGAATTGGACCCAGAGGTTGAGTATGCTTCACCAGGCTCTTCCGTCAGGGGACCAAACACCTGATGGATATCATTCGCCACTTGCGGTAATCTATCTCTCTCGTGCTCTTCATGCTTATTGCTGGATTGACTTCCATGCTTGGAGCTAGTCCCACTGGTTTTTCGATCGCCAGATCCTCCAGTGCCCGGGGCACCACCAAGACCAACAACAGTGAATGCTGAATTGGAAGTGCGCGTACTGTTCTGTCTACTGGCAACATCTGTACGCTCGGTTATAGGTGTAAGGGACCTGGGCATGTTTGGATCCTGAGACGCTTCATTGAACGATAAAGGCGGTAATCTAAAGTTGCCGTCTTGCCGTTGGAATCCTTGATCCTCATTTTCGCCCGAAAACTGATCAGTATCCTCGTCTTTGGGCCGTTTTTGGTTCGAGTGCTGCTTTCGATGAACGAGCGAAACAAACTTGGACCGAACGCCAGCGAGCGTGGTGACGCGGAAATCGCCATGGAGGGCTTCCTCGATATCCAAGAATAGATTCTGCGCTTTCTATTAGAATAATCGAACATATAatcacttcttttttttcaaagAAACATACAAAGCGGtcttgtccttgaggaTAAGCGAAAAAAAGACTTTTTGGGTCTTTGATATCCCAAATGTACTTTTCAGGTCTGCCATAAAGCTTGAACGCATCGTGGAAACCTACATCGTCGTTATCAGCATTGCTCCCAATCCTACATCTCAAAAAAAACCCAGCTAAATTTACCGGTTACCCAGCGCATCATACTGGTCAGAGGCGTCATTCCTTGCgcttgatgatgaccgAGTCCATGGCCATGACTGGATAAAGAACCCGAGGCATTTGCGCCACCTGCGTTCTCAGGGTGTTCGGGCATGAGGAGTGCCCAACCAGAATCTCGAAGACGTCCTTCCACGGTGACCATCTCCCCGCTTATCCGCCCAACCACCTTGAACAAGTTGGATTGAGACATGACCTCGAGCCTTTCGGGGAAGACGGCATAGGTTTGCGAGACGTTGGTTATTGTCAAAATGGGTACCACACTGGTCTTGTTCTTCGATGTCCTCTGTTCTGTATAGAAGCTGGCCATGACCATACCGGTATTTGGTTCTGAAGGGacctgctcttcttctctaccTCCCATACCAAAGAAACTTCTTCGCTTGgactttttctcttcttccttgccttctcttGGTGTACTCAACACCAGCCAAAGACGACGCCACTCTGTCCCGCCCATAACTCGGACTCTGACCCATCCTTCCATCCGCGATCGGCCTTTACCAACTTCAACAGGGGGCTCCCGCCCGCCCGATTGAACAAGATGACCGGTATAGATTTCTTCCAATCTCGCGCGTTCCCACGCAGCTAATCGGAGACCTGTCGCCCATCGCGCGAGATCCCGTTCTGTCGGGCAAGAGAATAGCAGCCGATTGGAGCCAGCTGTattgagagaaaagacaaagTGGTGAGGATGTGAATTTGGTCGGtgaggaggcggaggaa of the Cryptococcus tetragattii IND107 chromosome 2, whole genome shotgun sequence genome contains:
- a CDS encoding 60S ribosomal protein eL27 — encoded protein: MTPVKMVKIYKPGKVAVVLSGRQAGKKVVVIKQQDDGTKERPYPHAVVAGIERYPLKVTKNMGKKRIARRSKVKPFIKVVNYAHLLPTRYMLELESLKGSVSSETFKEPTQREESKKAIKKAFEERYQKGQNRWFFSKLRF